A stretch of Desulfobulbaceae bacterium DB1 DNA encodes these proteins:
- a CDS encoding gliding motility protein has product MGFINVKKKEVQIKIVYYGPGRGGKTTNLDYINKKYKQRIKTEMVSIKTHGDRTLFFDFLPVDIGKIHGFDIKIQLYTVPGQVKYNATRKLVLKGVDGIVFVADLQQERRDSNIKSLEQMKENLLSHNKDVFKIPLVLQYNKIDLKGQVPLLTVEEMESDLNRELKVPSFVASAVTGENVVDTLKKIISMTLISFRKELQ; this is encoded by the coding sequence GTGGGATTCATAAACGTAAAGAAAAAAGAAGTCCAGATCAAGATCGTTTATTACGGACCTGGCCGGGGTGGAAAAACCACCAACCTCGACTATATCAACAAGAAATACAAACAGCGCATCAAAACCGAAATGGTCAGCATCAAAACCCACGGGGATCGGACCCTGTTTTTTGATTTCCTGCCGGTTGATATCGGCAAGATTCATGGTTTTGATATCAAAATTCAGCTGTACACGGTTCCCGGTCAGGTCAAGTACAATGCCACCCGCAAACTGGTTCTGAAAGGGGTTGACGGTATTGTTTTCGTTGCTGATCTGCAGCAGGAGAGACGGGACAGCAATATCAAGTCTCTGGAGCAGATGAAGGAAAATCTGTTGAGCCATAACAAGGATGTCTTCAAGATTCCGCTGGTGTTGCAATATAACAAGATCGACCTGAAAGGCCAGGTGCCGCTTCTGACCGTTGAAGAAATGGAGAGCGATCTCAACCGGGAGTTGAAGGTGCCTTCGTTTGTGGCAAGCGCGGTAACCGGAGAAAACGTTGTGGACACCTTGAAGAAAATTATTTCCATGACCTTGATTTCCTTCCGTAAGGAGCTGCAATAG
- a CDS encoding gliding motility protein produces MYNVSEKQLEKIEAILKEDLIAIGVHCAILIDTAGNTIAELNDGQTSYDVTSFAALAAGNFAAVDAMAKLVGEQQFSLHFHRGEKESIHFSKVNEEILLICIFGQDVSLGFLRLKTTDVIDKIKLIWER; encoded by the coding sequence ATGTACAATGTTTCTGAGAAGCAGTTGGAGAAGATTGAAGCGATTTTGAAGGAAGACCTGATAGCTATCGGGGTGCATTGTGCCATTCTCATAGACACGGCAGGCAATACCATCGCCGAATTAAACGACGGGCAAACGAGCTATGATGTGACCTCGTTTGCCGCCCTGGCTGCCGGCAATTTTGCCGCGGTTGACGCCATGGCCAAACTGGTCGGCGAACAGCAGTTTTCTCTTCATTTTCACCGGGGTGAAAAGGAAAGCATCCATTTCAGCAAGGTCAATGAAGAAATTCTGTTGATCTGCATTTTCGGCCAGGACGTTTCTCTTGGTTTTTTGCGACTGAAAACGACGGATGTTATCGATAAGATAAAATTAATCTGGGAAAGATGA